CAGCCCGTGCCAATTTTTTGCTATCGGATGCACTCTAAGTGTGGCTGGCTCACAGGATGGCTCATATGTCCAGACAGCTCGCGCAGTAATCTGAGATCTTCTGTCTCTGCTATTTTTCCCACCAAGTGACGCGCGCAATTATTCCCACGGggcatgtgtatgtgtatgaaaatgtatgcatgcatgggaaatggctatatgggatatctatgcatgggtgacgtcagcctgtggacgatgcaacggttcacgattcagcgGAAGCCCATCAACATGCCGccgtggccgagtggtctaagcggtggtacacattacgtttaagactttaagtatctgtcggttcaaccccaggtctcggccaaaaaattttcacgtcgcgaaaaaaaattacgggaatagttaataataggaataacagagggcgcgcacatagaaaataaagaacagcggtcggtaataaaaatggcggacaaaaataaaaatggcggataaaaaataaaaatggcggacagaaatatcaaaatggcggatagacattcaaaatggcggacaggaattaaaaatggcggacagaaattcGAATTCACAATCATAGATGGCGCTCGTGTACTCTaacggaaaattcaaattcaaattttcagtgAGTGACGTCATCTCCCGGGTGACCTCGGCCCCCAAAATATTGCGTCATGTCTCCAGGGTGTGACGTCATCATACACGTGACGTCACAAAACAGCGACTTGCTCGATAGTGACGTCAGAGCCATGACTCATCGTGACGTCACAACACAGCGACTTGCTCTATAGTGACGTCACAAAACAGCGACTTGCTCTATGTATACTACTTATATATAAAACTCGTGATAGACTTTTTCTCAGACTTGGTACTGTTCTCCGGACCTTCCTGTGTAACTGCATGAATCCGTTGTTTTTTTGTTGAGATCACCGTCTCAGAATTCTCAGCTGAACGCTTGATTGGACGTCTTGTTCTGCATTTAATTGCAAAATGTCCCCGCAATTGGCATTTAGCGCATTTCTTTTCTAATGCTGGGCATTTCGAATCCTTTCCATTATGACCAGATCTACCACAGCGAGAACATTCCTCCTTATCTGAGTTATTTCTCCATTTCGCCTGAATTTGATTCACTTGAGTGGAATCAAAAGCTGTTGAAGTAGTGGCTTGAGTCTGATCCATTTGGTGTGACTGATCTTCTATAGCGCCAAATGAATGGACCCTTCGAATAATGTCATCAAGTGTCAAATTTTCTTTGGACAATAGTATGTCACGGAGCTTGGATGGAACCAATTGAATGATTTTGTCTATCATCATTCGTTCTCTTGCTCTGAATTTCCCACCTTGCATTTATTTGCCTGAATTTGTGCTCGCATAATACAGTCTTCTAAATCCTCCCCCGGATTCTGCCTAATCTGCCAGAATTTCCATCTATCATAAGATTCATGTCTTTGTGGCATGAAATAGTCATCCAGTTTCTCAAGAGCAACCTTATTCAAAAGAATAATTACAATTAGCATTGATCTTAGTAACATGTATTTACAGTACCTTGTATGGATCAACTAATCcatcatctttttcatcaaCATCTGCTCCGTCAATCTGATAAAATACGTTTTGGAGCTCAAATCCTCCACATCTCAAAAGCATATGCTTTAGCTTCGTCTTATTATCTTCTCCGCAAGTAGCAGCCACACTTAGGAAACCTCTCTTCCACTGTAGCCACTTATCTCTCCTCTCCGAACGAGGTATCGCCGCACATTTGAACGGCGGTATCGTAGTATAAATCTCCTGCATTCTAGCAAG
This Phlebotomus papatasi isolate M1 unplaced genomic scaffold, Ppap_2.1 HiC_scaffold_148, whole genome shotgun sequence DNA region includes the following protein-coding sequences:
- the LOC129808874 gene encoding uncharacterized protein LOC129808874, whose product is MLARMQEIYTTIPPFKCAAIPRSERRDKWLQWKRGFLSVAATCGEDNKTKLKHMLLRCGGFELQNVFYQIDGADVDEKDDGLVDPYKVALEKLDDYFMPQRHESYDRWKFWQIRQNPGEDLEDCIMRAQIQANKCKVGNSEQENE